Proteins found in one Populus alba chromosome 14, ASM523922v2, whole genome shotgun sequence genomic segment:
- the LOC140954500 gene encoding uncharacterized protein produces the protein MCPTMQEDYIEQAHAIDGAFNGQPQRKYDPFSHTYNPGWRDHPNLRYGNQPQQGNQGQQFHPNGFQPQQNYQARQSSSNDDLREMMKTLASNTVTLQQNVMSFQQETRSSIHNLEKQMGQVASSVGKLEAQMNGKLPSQALNPIEHVSAIMLRSGKEIEEKRSKQIEMEEEEEIETELSTKKIHHPSPPQTETKTNTPKVTPHSMNSSFTTIPPFPVSSSRSKKEDKEKEILEVFKKVELNIPLLDAIKQIPKYAKFLKELCTTKRAFKLKGHETVSMGEVVSAVVQKNLPLKQKDPGAFTIPCVIGNASFKRALCDLGASISVMPKHVYDSLSLEPLNKTSIVMQLADRSFVYPLGVIEDVLVKIDSLVIPCDFYILDMEHDSCDSSTSTPILFGRPFLKTANIKIDCGKDTLSMEVGDEKIEFNFHDAMTYPYSNVYSITCYDQVDKCVQPVCDFDDEYGLSMALSNDYDFTKIEEMERHICVPQNMHESTLDLQALQIVLHDAGVIYPITDSEWVAPILLVPKKIGITVEEIQNDAYENARIYKEKTKNLHDRMLTRKEFHLKLQV, from the exons atgtgcccaacaatgcaagaagattacattgaacaagctcatgcaattgatggagcattcaacggacaacctcagcgtaagtatgatcctttttcccacacgtacaatcctggatggagagatcatcctaacctacgatatgggaaccaacctcaacaaggcaatcaaggccaacaattccatcccaatggatttcaaccccaacagaattatcaagcaagacaatcgtcatccaatgatgatcttcgtgagatgatgaaaactttggcttctaatactgttaccttgcaacaaaatgtcatgtcttttcaacaggaaacaaggtcaagtattcacaacttggaaaagcaaatggggcaagtagcttcaagtgtgggaaaattggaagcacaaatgaatggaaaattgccctcccaagcattgaatccaatagagcatgttagtgcgatcatgttgcgaagtgggaaagaaattgaagagaaaaggtcaaaacaaattgagatggaggaagaagaagagatagaaactgaattgagtacaaagaagatacatcatccttctcctccacaaactgaaacaaagaccaacactccaaaggtaactcctcactcaatgaattccagttttacaacaattccaccctttcccgtgagttcttctaggtcaaagaaagaggacaaggaaaaagagattctagaggtttttaagaaagtagaactcaacattcctttgcttgatgctatcaagcaaattcccaagtatgccaaattcttgaaggagttgtgtactaccaagagagctttcaaactgaaaggtcatgaaacggtaagtatgggtgaagttgtatctgctgttgttcaaaagaatctgcctttgaaacaaaaagacccaggtgcgtttactatcccatgtgttattggtaatgctagttttaaaagagctttatgcgatttaggtgcatccattagtgttatgcctaaacatgtttatgattctcttagtctagagcctttgaataaaactagtattgtaatgcaacttgcggatcgtagttttgtttacccacttggtgtgatagaagatgtcctagtcaagattgatagtttggttattccatgtgacttttatattcttgatatggaacatgattcttgtgattcatcaaccagcactcctatattgtttgggagaccattcttgaaaactgccaacataaagattgattgtggtaaggataccttgtctatggaggtaggagatgaaaaaattgaatttaattttcatgatgcaatgacatatccttatagcaatgtttattctatcacatgttatgaccaagttgataagtgtgtgcagccagtttgtgattttgatgatgagtatggattaagcatggctttgagcaatgactatgattttaccaagatagaagagatggaaaggcatatatgtgttccccaaaacatgcatgaatcaacattggatttgcaagctttgcaaattgtccttcatgatgcaggagtcatttaccccatcacggatagtgaatgggtggcgcctatccttttggtgcctaaaaagattggaattacggtggaagagattcaaaatgatgcttacgagaatgcaaggatttacaaagaaaagactaagaatcttcatgaccgaatgcttacaagaaaggagtttcat ttgaaattacaagtttag